In Maridesulfovibrio sp., the following proteins share a genomic window:
- a CDS encoding nickel-dependent hydrogenase large subunit, which translates to MARTIIPFGPQHPVLPEPLHVKLVVEDEIVQEAIPALGYVHRGLEKLAEIRDYHQMIQVVERVCGICSNIHSMCYCQGIEEIMGIEIPDRAKYLRTIWSELHRMHSHLLWLGLFADAFGFEALFMQFWRIRERIMDINEATTGSRVITSVNVVGGVRQDLTPEMCSWILSEVDTAVKEIKEIQNTILNDYTVCHRTKGVGVMTKDQAYDLGAAGPTLRGSGIASDMRLLKYAAFDKIDFEPVVENDGDCYARSTVRFRETLQSADLVKQALAGLPQGDIAAPCKGNPEGEVITRVEQPRGECLYYIKGSGKKFLDRVRIRTPTFANIPPLLAMLPNCELADVPVIILSIDPCISCTER; encoded by the coding sequence GCTCGGATACGTTCATAGGGGTCTGGAAAAACTCGCTGAAATTCGCGATTACCACCAGATGATCCAAGTTGTAGAACGTGTCTGCGGTATCTGCTCCAACATCCACTCAATGTGCTATTGTCAGGGCATTGAAGAGATCATGGGAATCGAGATTCCCGATAGAGCCAAGTACCTCCGCACAATCTGGTCCGAACTTCACCGTATGCACAGCCATCTGCTATGGCTGGGGCTCTTTGCCGATGCTTTCGGTTTTGAAGCCCTGTTCATGCAGTTCTGGCGCATCCGTGAACGGATCATGGACATCAACGAAGCAACCACAGGCAGCCGTGTTATCACTTCTGTCAACGTGGTCGGCGGTGTCCGTCAGGACCTGACCCCTGAAATGTGTTCCTGGATTCTTTCCGAAGTGGATACTGCGGTTAAAGAAATCAAAGAAATCCAGAACACAATCCTCAATGACTACACTGTGTGTCACCGGACCAAAGGTGTAGGCGTCATGACCAAAGACCAGGCTTACGACTTAGGTGCAGCAGGACCTACCCTGCGCGGTAGCGGCATTGCTTCCGACATGCGCCTGCTGAAGTACGCAGCATTTGATAAAATCGACTTCGAACCTGTCGTTGAAAACGACGGTGACTGCTACGCACGTTCCACCGTACGTTTCCGCGAAACCCTGCAATCTGCTGATCTGGTAAAACAGGCTCTTGCAGGACTCCCGCAGGGCGACATTGCAGCTCCCTGCAAAGGCAATCCCGAAGGCGAAGTTATAACCCGCGTGGAGCAGCCCCGCGGTGAATGCCTCTACTACATCAAGGGTAGCGGCAAGAAGTTCCTTGACAGGGTCCGCATCAGAACCCCCACGTTTGCGAACATTCCGCCTCTCCTGGCAATGCTTCCCAACTGTGAACTGGCTGATGTTCCGGTTATCATTCTGTCAATCGACCCGTGCATCAGCTGCACGGAACGCTAG
- a CDS encoding 4Fe-4S dicluster domain-containing protein yields MLNMTPTVLKNLLQKSSTRMYPVEKREPFDRYRGELFNNIDECIFCKKCEMKCPSQCITVTKDKDSGTGTWVCDPFACVYCSICVDHCPTNSLYMKPVHRAPSAEREMIEQTGKVKPPKKKAKK; encoded by the coding sequence ATGCTTAACATGACTCCCACAGTACTGAAGAACCTCCTTCAAAAAAGCTCCACTCGCATGTATCCCGTCGAGAAACGCGAGCCTTTTGATCGCTACAGAGGTGAACTGTTCAACAACATTGACGAGTGCATTTTTTGTAAAAAATGCGAAATGAAATGCCCTTCCCAGTGCATTACCGTCACCAAGGATAAAGACAGCGGTACCGGAACATGGGTCTGCGATCCATTCGCATGTGTCTACTGCTCCATCTGCGTCGATCACTGCCCGACCAACAGCCTGTACATGAAACCTGTACACCGCGCCCCGTCCGCAGAACGCGAAATGATAGAACAGACCGGTAAGGTCAAACCGCCCAAGAAAAAAGCCAAGAAGTAA
- a CDS encoding helix-turn-helix transcriptional regulator: MAILINLDVMLAKRKVSSKELAEAVGITPQNLSVLKTGKAKAIRFSTLDAICRCLQCQPGDILEFKTEDDV; the protein is encoded by the coding sequence ATGGCGATACTTATCAATCTTGATGTGATGCTGGCAAAAAGGAAGGTCTCATCAAAAGAACTGGCCGAGGCCGTAGGGATCACCCCGCAGAATCTTTCTGTGCTTAAAACAGGAAAGGCCAAGGCAATTAGGTTCAGTACTCTTGATGCTATTTGCAGGTGTCTGCAATGTCAGCCTGGCGACATTCTTGAGTTTAAAACTGAGGATGATGTTTAA
- a CDS encoding DUF2975 domain-containing protein — MSRIKRISIFLRYAFWVALVAIPIIETACWVLFNGDINSYFISECLQGLDPEYLGPLTVTQKFLGLLVSCPYVALRMFCCWQLAKLFKLYSDGHIFTSENSACYSKAAWALLIGEVLYPVIQTAISYIATMNNPVGKRLIMIGFDDTNASNIVIACVILAISWVMDEGRKLQDEAKLII, encoded by the coding sequence ATGAGCAGGATTAAGAGAATCAGTATTTTTTTGCGGTATGCTTTTTGGGTGGCTTTGGTTGCTATTCCTATTATTGAAACAGCTTGCTGGGTTCTGTTTAATGGAGATATTAATTCGTATTTTATTTCTGAGTGCCTACAGGGTTTAGATCCCGAGTACTTGGGCCCGCTGACAGTGACCCAGAAATTTTTAGGACTGCTGGTTTCTTGTCCATATGTGGCGCTGAGAATGTTCTGCTGCTGGCAGCTGGCTAAGCTGTTCAAGCTCTATTCTGATGGACATATTTTTACCTCCGAGAATTCAGCATGTTATAGCAAGGCTGCATGGGCATTGTTGATAGGAGAGGTTCTTTATCCGGTTATCCAGACTGCGATATCGTACATTGCGACTATGAATAATCCGGTGGGTAAAAGGTTAATTATGATCGGTTTCGATGACACTAATGCCAGCAATATTGTTATCGCCTGTGTGATTCTGGCAATTTCATGGGTTATGGATGAAGGGCGTAAGCTTCAAGATGAAGCCAAGCTCATTATTTAA
- a CDS encoding RluA family pseudouridine synthase, with translation MAAEFVEVTKAEAGQKLVRFLERRVGSDVPRSAIMRWIRKGNVRVDKGRCKPFDLVREGQIVRIPPYHAEDFQQKHLPALSIVYEDDNYLAVCKPAGIPTQGGSGHDDSVADRLLSMFAEASYKPAPAHRLDRDTSGLILAGKSHQGQKNLSDFFAEHGEGGKFYLAQIEGRWPQEGWTDLRDKMEKRGPKGREKMQVGSGKEALSSVLALDVGRDKSLLMVKLHTGRTHQIRVQLSSRGFPIVGDVKYGVAIGRMKLHCLRIKTPWFTASCLPDWDNIPDIPDHIFVD, from the coding sequence ATGGCTGCTGAATTTGTAGAAGTGACAAAAGCCGAGGCAGGGCAGAAGCTGGTCCGTTTTCTTGAGCGCAGGGTAGGTAGTGATGTGCCGCGCTCTGCAATTATGCGTTGGATTCGCAAAGGCAATGTGCGTGTGGATAAGGGTCGCTGTAAGCCATTTGATCTGGTCCGTGAAGGCCAGATCGTGCGAATTCCTCCATACCATGCTGAGGATTTCCAGCAAAAACATCTGCCTGCGCTGTCAATTGTCTATGAAGATGACAATTATCTGGCAGTCTGCAAACCTGCGGGAATCCCCACTCAGGGGGGCAGCGGCCACGATGACTCTGTTGCTGACCGTTTGCTTTCCATGTTTGCTGAAGCCTCTTATAAACCGGCTCCGGCCCATCGGTTGGACCGTGATACCTCCGGCTTGATTCTGGCTGGTAAATCCCATCAGGGGCAGAAGAATCTTTCGGATTTTTTTGCCGAACACGGCGAAGGCGGCAAATTTTATCTGGCTCAGATCGAAGGCCGCTGGCCGCAAGAGGGCTGGACTGATCTGCGGGATAAAATGGAAAAACGCGGCCCTAAAGGACGTGAGAAAATGCAGGTCGGTTCCGGCAAAGAGGCTTTAAGTTCGGTGTTGGCCCTTGATGTCGGCAGGGATAAATCTCTGCTCATGGTTAAGCTGCATACCGGACGCACCCATCAGATAAGGGTGCAGCTCTCTTCACGCGGCTTTCCAATTGTCGGTGATGTGAAGTACGGTGTTGCTATAGGGCGGATGAAATTGCATTGCCTGCGAATCAAAACCCCGTGGTTCACGGCATCCTGTTTACCAGACTGGGATAATATTCCAGACATTCCTGACCATATCTTCGTTGATTAG
- a CDS encoding TRAP transporter large permease — protein MEPITVGIVGVICLLLVILVLRVPVGFAMGIIGFIGFAKVLNLKAAYGMLGTEIWNVFSSYGLTVIPLFILMGQICFYSGVNERLYKTAYAWMGHIRGGIAMATVMACAGFAAICGSNTATAATMSTVALPEMKKFKYNPILSTGSVAAGATLGVVIPPSVVLIIIGLQTGESISRLFMGGVIPGVLLCGLFLLTVYVMCVTHPDWGPAGPEATFKEKLASLPGSIEMVILFVMVMGGLFAGWFTPTEAGAAGSAFALLISIVSREMTFKRFAAAVSDTLKVSCMIMVVMLGAVIFGRFLAVTRIPFEAASFVAALPIPPTVIILLICVIYIIGGMVMDALALLLITIPIFFPIVSAMGYDPVWFGVLITIVTTLGAITPPVGVTTFIVASMAEDVSIDRVFLGVSYFMLAYVVLVALMLAVPSTVTFLPGLL, from the coding sequence ATGGAACCGATTACTGTTGGAATCGTAGGTGTTATCTGCCTGCTGCTGGTTATTCTTGTGCTGCGGGTGCCCGTGGGATTCGCCATGGGGATCATCGGCTTTATCGGCTTTGCCAAAGTTTTGAATCTTAAAGCCGCATACGGGATGCTCGGTACTGAAATCTGGAATGTCTTTTCATCTTATGGGCTGACAGTCATCCCCCTATTCATCCTCATGGGCCAGATCTGTTTTTATTCCGGGGTTAATGAACGACTCTACAAGACGGCTTATGCCTGGATGGGACACATCCGTGGCGGCATCGCAATGGCTACTGTTATGGCCTGTGCCGGTTTCGCGGCTATCTGCGGTTCCAATACAGCTACCGCTGCGACCATGTCCACTGTGGCCCTGCCGGAAATGAAGAAATTCAAATATAACCCCATTCTCTCCACAGGATCGGTTGCTGCCGGAGCAACTCTTGGCGTAGTTATCCCACCCAGTGTAGTGCTTATCATCATCGGTTTGCAGACCGGGGAATCCATCAGCAGGTTGTTTATGGGCGGGGTCATTCCCGGAGTTCTGCTTTGTGGGCTTTTCCTGCTGACTGTCTATGTGATGTGTGTAACCCACCCCGACTGGGGGCCTGCCGGACCGGAAGCTACTTTCAAAGAAAAGCTGGCTTCGCTGCCCGGTTCCATTGAAATGGTAATCCTTTTTGTAATGGTCATGGGTGGGCTTTTTGCGGGTTGGTTCACCCCCACTGAGGCCGGTGCCGCAGGGTCTGCCTTTGCGCTCCTGATCAGTATTGTGTCGCGTGAGATGACTTTCAAACGTTTTGCTGCCGCTGTCAGCGATACGCTTAAAGTCTCCTGCATGATTATGGTGGTCATGCTGGGTGCGGTTATTTTCGGACGTTTTCTGGCTGTGACACGCATTCCGTTTGAGGCTGCAAGCTTTGTGGCCGCGCTGCCGATTCCACCAACTGTCATCATCCTGCTTATATGCGTTATTTATATTATCGGCGGAATGGTTATGGATGCACTGGCCCTGCTGTTGATCACTATTCCGATCTTTTTTCCAATCGTTAGCGCTATGGGCTATGATCCGGTCTGGTTTGGTGTGTTGATCACCATTGTGACGACCCTTGGCGCGATTACACCGCCTGTTGGTGTGACCACGTTCATTGTCGCTTCCATGGCAGAAGATGTGTCGATAGATCGGGTATTTCTAGGGGTGAGCTATTTTATGCTTGCCTACGTCGTGCTCGTGGCGCTTATGCTGGCTGTCCCTTCAACTGTGACTTTCTTGCCTGGTTTATTATAG
- a CDS encoding TRAP transporter small permease — MIESLEKIAIWICRILAVIAGSALTLMILLACANMVSRAVWVPVKGTFELMGFLGAVTAGFSLGFSHLHRSHIAVGLLFKYFPRPAQIVLDALSSAVSCVFFVFCANETYKYGMFLYDLEELSETLGIHFYPFVFAVAFGCLSMSFVIMLDILRILRGKEPLKPA, encoded by the coding sequence ATGATTGAATCTTTAGAAAAAATAGCGATCTGGATCTGTCGGATACTTGCGGTAATTGCCGGATCTGCACTGACGCTGATGATTTTACTGGCTTGCGCGAACATGGTGTCGCGGGCGGTCTGGGTTCCGGTCAAGGGAACCTTTGAGCTGATGGGATTCCTTGGCGCGGTGACCGCAGGATTTTCGTTAGGATTTTCCCATTTGCACCGCAGTCATATTGCCGTTGGCTTGCTGTTCAAATATTTTCCCCGCCCTGCGCAGATTGTGCTGGATGCATTATCCAGTGCAGTTTCTTGTGTATTCTTTGTTTTTTGCGCAAATGAGACTTATAAGTATGGCATGTTCCTTTACGATCTCGAAGAACTTTCTGAGACTCTGGGCATCCATTTTTATCCCTTTGTCTTTGCCGTGGCATTTGGCTGTTTATCCATGTCTTTTGTGATTATGCTTGATATTCTCCGTATTCTTCGCGGCAAGGAACCGCTTAAACCCGCTTAA
- a CDS encoding TRAP transporter substrate-binding protein yields the protein MRTGRFAGILAVLMFCASLMCSVPVVFGAEISLSYANFPPAKTFPCIQMERWKNEVEKRTGGKVQVQTYPGSTLLGAKNTLRGVMQGQADIGCVSLAYHPGVFPLCSVFELPLGFTSSASASLALWDLYTKYQPKEFRKFKVLTMFTSAPSNIMTKVPVRKLGDLKGLEVRASGILSKILESLGATPVSMPMSATPEALQKGVVKGLFSSFEVLKDLNFAEICRYETETNTAVYPFAIIMNMRSWKALPDDVKKVLDDLGREQAEWTGKYMDEHVNRSLAWAKEKYAIEMIKMSDADMKAIKENTLPLIEDWKKKAADKGIDGAKVLSDVEASRVKYEK from the coding sequence ATGAGAACCGGGAGATTTGCCGGAATTCTTGCTGTTTTGATGTTTTGTGCTTCGTTGATGTGTTCTGTTCCAGTTGTTTTTGGTGCGGAGATCAGCCTCAGCTACGCCAACTTCCCGCCCGCCAAAACTTTTCCCTGTATCCAGATGGAGCGCTGGAAAAATGAAGTAGAGAAGAGAACCGGCGGTAAGGTTCAGGTTCAGACATATCCCGGATCTACACTTCTTGGTGCAAAGAATACTCTGCGTGGGGTAATGCAGGGTCAGGCTGATATCGGCTGCGTCAGCCTTGCATACCATCCGGGAGTTTTCCCTCTTTGTTCTGTATTTGAACTGCCCCTTGGTTTTACCTCTTCAGCTTCCGCCAGTCTCGCCCTTTGGGACCTTTACACCAAGTATCAGCCTAAAGAATTTCGTAAATTCAAGGTGCTGACCATGTTTACTTCCGCACCTTCGAACATTATGACCAAGGTGCCTGTCCGCAAGCTTGGTGATCTGAAAGGGCTTGAAGTTCGCGCTTCCGGGATTTTATCCAAGATTCTTGAATCTCTCGGCGCAACCCCGGTTTCCATGCCTATGTCCGCAACTCCCGAAGCTTTGCAGAAGGGTGTGGTCAAAGGTCTGTTTTCTTCTTTTGAAGTTCTGAAAGATTTGAATTTCGCTGAAATATGCCGCTACGAAACCGAGACAAATACCGCTGTTTATCCCTTTGCTATTATCATGAATATGCGGTCATGGAAGGCGTTGCCTGATGATGTCAAAAAGGTTCTCGATGACCTTGGCCGCGAACAGGCAGAATGGACCGGGAAGTACATGGATGAGCACGTAAATCGTTCTCTCGCATGGGCTAAAGAAAAGTATGCTATTGAAATGATCAAAATGTCTGATGCAGACATGAAGGCAATCAAAGAGAATACCCTGCCGCTAATCGAAGATTGGAAGAAAAAAGCTGCTGATAAAGGAATCGATGGAGCAAAAGTTCTCTCCGATGTCGAAGCTTCCCGCGTAAAATACGAAAAATAG
- a CDS encoding FG-GAP-like repeat-containing protein: MILFRRLMIFFIVAMTMLSATASFANDAKRYAVFPFEINGPAQYKYLSRGVQTMLISRLNWTGHFEPMAGSADLKAADVPKNKVEEVKSVQGLGVDYIAIGSVLIAGKQASVDVRMINAEGHSWRKSAQTTISELIPAIDGIAKDIKGELFKKAGSKKDSAEEKKRLEARPDSPMNPEFISAGAAGKVVESKINPQFRYQGGTETPGRWRSQSIKFVNRGGFVQDVTGDGKKDLVILGEKSIKVLAIDGQRLTEVLTYEFGSRSSGLRVSGIDVDRDGVYEVVLCTEVDRKPISYILSFKNKTPKVLLDRDKRFLSVVRTPPNFTETIIGQQFDPNRTFYSKHLVEYSFSNGDLIPIRKMSVPSFTNVFNLTYIPAKDGEYKVLVLNKYGRINLYDKKLEPIYESTDSYNSSSVSIDTISKPRGLNEKTKSERIEHNYFIPLPVVVTSVSDQEKKEVLLNKDLSVAGQVFSNYKNFSQGEIHSEYWDGVGLNLAWKTRRIKGTVTGYGIGDVDNDGKDELYCLLNTYPGALGVKFRKTLIMAYELNQGQ, encoded by the coding sequence ATGATATTGTTTCGACGTTTGATGATTTTTTTCATTGTCGCCATGACCATGCTGTCTGCAACAGCATCTTTTGCGAATGATGCCAAGCGATACGCTGTGTTTCCCTTTGAAATCAACGGGCCTGCTCAATATAAATACCTGAGTCGCGGTGTGCAGACCATGCTCATTTCTCGCTTGAACTGGACTGGTCATTTCGAACCAATGGCCGGATCTGCTGATCTCAAGGCTGCTGATGTTCCTAAGAACAAAGTGGAAGAGGTTAAAAGCGTTCAGGGGCTCGGTGTGGACTACATTGCTATTGGCTCCGTACTTATTGCAGGAAAGCAGGCTTCTGTTGATGTGCGCATGATTAACGCTGAGGGTCACTCTTGGCGCAAAAGTGCCCAGACTACTATTTCCGAGCTGATCCCGGCCATCGACGGCATTGCAAAAGACATTAAGGGCGAGCTTTTCAAAAAAGCCGGGAGTAAAAAGGATAGTGCAGAAGAGAAAAAACGCCTCGAAGCCCGTCCTGACAGCCCAATGAACCCTGAGTTCATAAGCGCCGGAGCTGCCGGTAAGGTTGTTGAAAGTAAAATCAACCCTCAGTTCAGATATCAGGGCGGAACGGAAACTCCGGGCCGCTGGCGCAGCCAGAGTATAAAATTTGTTAACCGCGGCGGTTTCGTTCAGGACGTAACCGGCGATGGTAAAAAGGATCTGGTTATTCTGGGAGAAAAGTCCATTAAAGTTCTCGCCATTGATGGCCAGCGTCTGACAGAAGTTCTTACTTATGAGTTCGGCAGCCGTTCTTCCGGTCTACGTGTCAGCGGTATTGATGTTGACCGTGACGGTGTTTATGAGGTTGTTTTGTGCACTGAAGTTGACAGAAAACCAATCTCCTACATTCTTTCATTCAAGAATAAAACTCCTAAGGTCCTTCTGGACCGCGATAAGCGTTTTCTGTCTGTGGTACGTACTCCGCCGAACTTCACCGAGACCATTATCGGGCAGCAGTTTGACCCTAACAGGACTTTTTATTCCAAGCATCTTGTTGAGTATTCATTTTCCAACGGAGACTTGATCCCTATCCGTAAAATGAGTGTGCCCAGCTTCACCAACGTATTCAACCTTACCTATATTCCTGCCAAGGATGGTGAATATAAGGTTCTCGTGCTGAATAAATATGGGCGCATTAACTTGTATGATAAGAAGCTTGAGCCTATCTATGAAAGCACAGATAGTTATAACTCCTCATCTGTATCCATTGATACTATTTCCAAGCCCAGAGGCCTGAATGAAAAGACTAAAAGCGAAAGGATTGAGCATAACTACTTCATTCCTCTCCCGGTTGTAGTAACTTCTGTCTCGGATCAAGAGAAGAAAGAAGTTCTCTTGAATAAGGACCTTTCCGTTGCCGGGCAGGTCTTCTCAAACTATAAGAACTTTTCGCAGGGTGAAATTCATTCCGAATACTGGGATGGTGTAGGTCTGAACCTCGCATGGAAAACACGCCGCATTAAAGGAACAGTGACAGGCTACGGTATAGGCGATGTTGACAATGACGGTAAAGACGAACTTTATTGTCTGCTGAACACCTACCCCGGTGCTTTAGGGGTTAAGTTTAGGAAGACGCTGATTATGGCCTATGAACTCAATCAGGGCCAATAA
- a CDS encoding RsmB/NOP family class I SAM-dependent RNA methyltransferase yields the protein MTTDLRTFRLVCSTKDVKTVEELLRAQGFEFRPEPFYSMARILEKEPFPLGESVAARFGRIYIQDRSSMLPPLMLAPEEGDVVLDMCSAPGSKTGLLARLVGRNGFVLASEPSGDRLALLRQNMRKVQAVNTATMHYESQKLPLPPSSWKIIQLDPPCSGWGTLNKNPKAMEVWKGEKTVPLVNLQRKLLAKAYDLLAPGGRLVYSTCTTNVQENEEQTRFAVEELGFEHFALPHPEGFTIADPHLPNMDGVLRVDGSGGGQGFYLCGLRKPGDEEPQLPESCKPAGRKVDIKKTEFPDSVTLSALPEGEIYEFKDKVMFLNKHALEILPQELRWQGFPVGKINRGKFKPDPFARCLLPKKPDSTALVIDKPQDITNLLSGQSLPAPAKGKGPVGLYYNDMLLGFTGKKGTRYIWTDK from the coding sequence ATGACTACAGATTTAAGAACATTCAGACTCGTCTGCTCCACTAAAGATGTAAAGACAGTCGAAGAACTGCTTCGGGCGCAAGGCTTTGAGTTCAGACCGGAACCTTTCTATTCCATGGCCCGCATTCTGGAGAAAGAGCCATTTCCGCTCGGGGAATCCGTTGCAGCAAGATTCGGACGAATCTATATTCAGGACCGCTCCTCCATGCTGCCGCCGCTGATGCTCGCGCCAGAAGAAGGGGATGTCGTTTTGGATATGTGTTCCGCACCCGGAAGCAAGACAGGACTTCTGGCTCGGCTGGTAGGTCGAAACGGCTTTGTGCTTGCCAGTGAACCTTCCGGTGACCGGCTGGCTCTGCTGCGCCAGAACATGCGCAAAGTTCAAGCCGTGAACACTGCCACAATGCACTATGAATCGCAGAAGCTGCCACTGCCGCCATCAAGCTGGAAAATCATTCAGCTTGATCCGCCATGCAGCGGCTGGGGAACGCTGAATAAAAATCCCAAGGCTATGGAAGTATGGAAGGGCGAGAAAACCGTCCCGCTGGTCAACCTGCAACGTAAACTGCTGGCCAAAGCATACGACCTGCTGGCTCCTGGCGGACGGCTGGTCTACTCCACATGCACCACAAACGTACAGGAAAATGAAGAGCAGACCCGCTTTGCAGTTGAAGAGCTGGGCTTCGAACATTTCGCCCTGCCCCACCCTGAAGGGTTTACCATCGCCGACCCGCATCTTCCCAATATGGACGGAGTACTACGCGTGGACGGTTCCGGCGGAGGACAGGGATTTTATCTTTGCGGACTGCGCAAACCGGGCGACGAAGAACCGCAGCTACCTGAAAGCTGTAAGCCTGCCGGCAGAAAAGTAGACATAAAGAAAACGGAATTCCCCGATTCAGTAACTCTCTCCGCTCTACCGGAAGGTGAAATATACGAATTCAAGGATAAGGTCATGTTTCTGAATAAGCATGCCTTGGAGATACTCCCTCAGGAGCTACGCTGGCAGGGATTCCCTGTCGGCAAAATCAACCGTGGCAAATTCAAGCCCGATCCATTTGCCCGCTGTCTGCTGCCCAAAAAACCGGACAGCACAGCACTGGTAATCGATAAACCGCAGGACATAACCAACCTGCTCTCCGGTCAAAGCCTGCCAGCACCTGCAAAGGGCAAGGGACCGGTAGGGCTGTACTATAACGACATGCTGCTCGGATTCACCGGTAAGAAAGGAACCCGGTATATCTGGACAGATAAGTAA